In the Rubrivivax gelatinosus IL144 genome, CGGTGCGCGCCGTCGGCGCCGCGGTCGGCCGCAACCCGGTGTCCATCGTCGTGCCCTGCCACCGCGTGATCGGCGGCGGCGGCGCGCTGACCGGCTACGCCGGCGGGCTGGACCGCAAGCAGGCTCTGCTGGCGCTGGAGCACGGGGCCGCGCGGTGACGCGGCGCGACCTGGGCGAGCTGTTCCTGCTCGCGTCGCTGTGGGGCGGCTCCTTCCTCTTCATGCGCCTGGGCGCGGCCGACTTCGGCCCGGCGGCGCTGGTCTTCGTGCGGGTCGCCGGGGCGGCGCTGATGCTCGTGCCGCTGGTGCTGCTGCGCGGCGAAGGCGCGGCGCTGGCCCGCCACTGGCGGCCGATCGCCGTCGTCGGGCTGCTGAACTCGGCGCTGCCCTTCGCCTGCTACATGGTCGCGGCGCTGGTGCTGAGCGCCGGGCTGTCGTCGATCTTCAACGCGACGACGCCACTGTGGGCGGCGCTGATCGCCTGGGCCTGGCTCGGCGACCGGCCGACCCGGCCGCGCCTGCTGGGGCTGGCGATCGGTTTCGCCGGCGTGCTCGCCGTGGGCCTGCACAACGCCAGCTTCAAACCCGGCGAACACGGCGTCAGCCCGGCCGCCGGCATCGTGCTGTGCCTGGTGGCGACGCTGTGTTATGGCCTCGCCGCCAGCTACACCAAGAAGCGCCTGGCCGGCGTGCCGCCGATGGCGGTGGCCGGCGGCAGCCAGCTCGCCGCGGCGGTGTTCACGCTGGGCCCGGCGCTGTGGTGGTGGCCGGCGCAGACGCCGGGTGCGGCGGCTTGGGGCGGCGCGGCGGTGCTGGCCTTCGCCTGCACCGGCTTTGCCTACTGGCTGTTCTTCCGCCTGATCGCCCACGCCGGGCCGGCCAACGCGGTGTCGGTGACCTTTCTGGTGCCGGCCTTCGCGGTGCTCTGGGGCTGGCTGTTCCTCGGCGAACGGCTGTCGGTGGCCACAGTGGCCGGCTGCGCCGTCGTGCTGCTGGGCACGGCGCTGGCGACCGGGGTGCTGCCGCGGCGGCGGGCTTGAATTCGGCGGCGCACGCCCCAGCTTCGGAGCATGCCCACCGAAACCGTCCGCCTCCCCGCCCGGCTGCATGCGCTGGCCGCGATGGCCGCGCTGCTCGAACGCCTGGAACGCCAGCCGCGTTCGGCCAGCGCCGAGCAGTTCCGCGGTGTCGTGCAGCAGATCCGCGAGCTGCTCGTCCAGGCCGAAGGCGACGAGTCGCTGCCGGCGCTGCTGGCCATCGCCCCGGCGACCGCCGAGCTCTACGAGAACCTGCACTACGAGCACGCGGGGCTGTGCCGCTCGCCGCTGGAAGACGCGCTGAACGCCGAACTCGCGGCTTCGGCGGCGATCACCGCGGCCCGCGGCCGCTGAAGCCGCCCCCGGCCGCACCAAGGCCGGGGCCGGGCGCGGACAATGGCGGGTTGCCCCGACATCGCCCGCATGGCCGACCTGCACCTCGACGACCTCGAAGCCGCCATCAACTGGTGGCGTGAACGTTCCCCCTCGCCCGACGGCGTGACCGCCTGCGCCGAGGTGCGTGCGCTGGCCGAGGTCTACGCGCCGCTGGTGCGCGAGCGCCGCAGCACGATAGACGAGGACACGCTGCCGCCGGCCGCCCGCGCCGCCTGGCTGGCCTGGTACGCCAGCACGCCCGACGCGCCCTGCATCGCGATCTGCTCGACGACGCAGGGCGACGCGGTCTGCAAAGGCTGCGGCCGGACCTTCGACGAGATCCAGCACTGGCCGGTCCTGACGCCGGCCGAAAAACGCGCCGTCTGGCGCCGCATCACCGCCGAAGGCACGGCCTGGCGCTTCAACCGTTATGCCGAACGCGCGGCGCGGGGGGTGAGTTGAGCGCGCTGGGGCCGTCGGCCGGGCGCGACGAGCCGGTTCCCGAACCCTTCCCCGCACCGCCCCCGGGCCGCGCCGCACGCCTGGCCGACAGCGGCCGGCGCATCGCCAAGCTGGCCTGGCCGGTGTTCGTCGGCCAGCTCTCGGTGCTGGCCTTCAGCACGGTGGACACGCTGCTGGTGGCGCGCCACTCGGCCGCCGACCTGGCGGCGCTGGCCGTCGGCAGCGCCGCCTACATCACGACCTTCGTCGGCTTCATGGGCGTGGTGATGGCGCTGGCGCCGATCGTCGGCCAGCTCTTCGGCGCCGGCCGCCCGGCCGACGCCGGGCGCCAGCTGCACCAGGCGGTGTGGATCGCGCTCGTGTTCTCGGCCATCGGCTGCGCGCTGCTGCTGTTCCCGACGCCCTTCCTGGCGCTGGCCAAGGCGACGCCCGAGCAGGCCGACAAGGTGCGCGGCTATCTCGCGGCGCTGGCGGTGGCGCTACCGGCCTCGCTGCTGTTCACCGCCTACCGGGCGTTCAACGTCGCGGTGTCGAGGCCCAAGGCGGTGATGGCGCTGCAGCTCGGCGCGCTGGCCTTCAAGGTCCCGTTGTCGACGGCGCTGGTGTTCGGCGTGCCGGCGCTCGGCCTGCCGTCGCTGGGCGTGCTGGGCTGCGGCATCGCCACCGCGGTGGCGATGTGGGCGCAGACGCTCGGCGCCTTCGTGCTGCTGCGCCGCGACCCGTTCTACGCCGGCTTCCAGCTGCGCGGCCGCGGGCTGGATGCGCCCGACCGCCCGGCGATCGGCGCCCAGCTGCGGCTGGGGCTGCCTTCGGGGGCGGCGGTGCTGGTCGAGGTCTCGGGCTTCACCTTCATGGCGATCTTCATCGCCCGGCTGGGCGAGACGCCGGTGGCCGGGCACCAGATCGCGGCCAACCTGGTGTCGCTGCTGTTCATGCTGCCGCTGGCCATCGCCAACGGCGCCTCGACGCTGGTCGCGCAGCGCATCGGCGCCCGCGACCTGCCGGCCGCGCGCCGGCTGGGCTGGCACGGCGTGATCATCGGCGCCGGGCTGGCGGTGTTCAACGGCGGCGCGCTGTACCTGCTGCGCGAGCCGGTGATCGGGCTGTACACGCGCGACCTGGCGGTGGCCGCCGCGGCGCTGCCGCTGCTGGCCTTCGTCGCCCTGTTCCACGTCGCCGACGCGACGCAGACCGTAGCCGCCTTCGTGCTGCGCGCCTGGCGCATCGCCACCGTGCCGCTGGTCATCAACGCCACCGCGCTGTGGGGCGTGGGCCTGGCCGGCGGCTACCTGCTGGCCTTCGACCCGCTGGGCGTGGTGCCGGCCGCGCTGCACGGCGCACGCGGCTTCTGGATCGCGTCGACCGCCGGGCTGGTGCTGACCGCCGCGGCCTTGTCGGGCTTTCTCGCCTGGACGCTGCGGCGGCAGCGCCGCGCCGCCGCCTGAATCAGGCCGTACGCGGCAGCGACAGCGTGAAGCAGCTGCCGCCGCCTTCGCGCGGCGTGCAGCGCACGCTGCCGCCGTGGCGCTCGGCGATCTGGCGCACCAGCGCCAGCCCGAGGCCGACGCCGCCTTCACGTTCGGCGTGGCCGGGCAGGCGGAAGAAGGGCTCGAAGATGCGCTCGCGGTAGGCCTCGGGCACGCCGGGGCCGCGGTCGGCGACCCGCACCTCGACGCGGTCGCCGACGGCCAGCACCTGGGCCTCGACCTCGGCGCCGCCGTAGCGGCGCGCGTTCTCCAGCAGGTTGCGGATCGCGCGGCGCAGCAGGCGCTCGTCGCCGGCCACGCGCAGGTCCTCGCCGTG is a window encoding:
- a CDS encoding MATE family efflux transporter gives rise to the protein MSALGPSAGRDEPVPEPFPAPPPGRAARLADSGRRIAKLAWPVFVGQLSVLAFSTVDTLLVARHSAADLAALAVGSAAYITTFVGFMGVVMALAPIVGQLFGAGRPADAGRQLHQAVWIALVFSAIGCALLLFPTPFLALAKATPEQADKVRGYLAALAVALPASLLFTAYRAFNVAVSRPKAVMALQLGALAFKVPLSTALVFGVPALGLPSLGVLGCGIATAVAMWAQTLGAFVLLRRDPFYAGFQLRGRGLDAPDRPAIGAQLRLGLPSGAAVLVEVSGFTFMAIFIARLGETPVAGHQIAANLVSLLFMLPLAIANGASTLVAQRIGARDLPAARRLGWHGVIIGAGLAVFNGGALYLLREPVIGLYTRDLAVAAAALPLLAFVALFHVADATQTVAAFVLRAWRIATVPLVINATALWGVGLAGGYLLAFDPLGVVPAALHGARGFWIASTAGLVLTAAALSGFLAWTLRRQRRAAA
- a CDS encoding DMT family transporter: MTRRDLGELFLLASLWGGSFLFMRLGAADFGPAALVFVRVAGAALMLVPLVLLRGEGAALARHWRPIAVVGLLNSALPFACYMVAALVLSAGLSSIFNATTPLWAALIAWAWLGDRPTRPRLLGLAIGFAGVLAVGLHNASFKPGEHGVSPAAGIVLCLVATLCYGLAASYTKKRLAGVPPMAVAGGSQLAAAVFTLGPALWWWPAQTPGAAAWGGAAVLAFACTGFAYWLFFRLIAHAGPANAVSVTFLVPAFAVLWGWLFLGERLSVATVAGCAVVLLGTALATGVLPRRRA
- a CDS encoding DUF3717 domain-containing protein, which translates into the protein MADLHLDDLEAAINWWRERSPSPDGVTACAEVRALAEVYAPLVRERRSTIDEDTLPPAARAAWLAWYASTPDAPCIAICSTTQGDAVCKGCGRTFDEIQHWPVLTPAEKRAVWRRITAEGTAWRFNRYAERAARGVS